A stretch of DNA from Aspergillus flavus chromosome 3, complete sequence:
ACTAAAGCAGGCGAGCATCCCTGTATTTGTACAAGATTCGGCATCCCGGGGCCGATCCCACTAACTTTGATAATCAAGGAAACGCTTTCATAGTACAGATCAAACACATGGTGACAGCAGTATCGGACTCCGGCCCGAGAAAAAGCCACCAAATCGGCGAGTGGTGCGGCATTAACCTGCTTCCTGCCGTGGAATTCCATCTTCGGGCCACGGAAACAGTCGCAGTGCCACTGCTATCACTGCTAAGTAAGCCCTCCTAAAAAGTCCCAAAAGCCGCGGAATAGAGCCACGCTACTAATGCAGTGCAGATCGTTTTAGCGGTCTAAGACAAGTCCCACTAAGCAAGGCTTGTTTCGGCATTGATTCGGAATGCCGAATATCCTGTGTCAGTATCCCGTGGCGTTGAGTGGAGACGGGTTGCCGAGGTTGCGTTACCTCGGAAAGACCCACTTAGGGCTGGCTGCGGAAATGAGGCATAATGGCTCTACTATGCAGTGCATACCTTCCAATCAAAGTAAGACGGTAGATAAGCATTGAATTGGAAATGTTATTTTTGGTAAGTCGAGACTTAGTATAAAGGTCTTTGTTCATGGTCCAGATTTACTAAGGTTGTTCGAATGTTTAACTATCTACATTGCTTGCGCTCAGGTTAAAAGACCTGAAATTGCCTACTATACTCTTCACCTTGTTTGTTGCTCGTTTATCATTAAGCCGGCATTGCGCCAATAGCGAATATGCAGGAATTTACTTTGCAGGACGTGGCAGCCcacaaaagcaaagatgaCCTGTGGGTAGCCATTCATGGAAAAGGTAAGAGATCAAATCACACTTCATAAACAGCATATGTTTAACACGCACAAGTCTACGACATAACAAAATACGTACGGGATCACCCCGGAGGCGCGGACGTCCTAGTTGATGTTGCCGGAACCGATGCGACAGCTGCATACGAAGATGTCGGACACTCGGAAGACGCGGATGAAATATTGGGGACATACCTGCTTGGCACCCTGAAAGACGCTCAAGAATTCAAGAAACCTAAGACAGTGCGTTTGGTTCAGCAAACTCCCGCCAAGGCAGAGACCAATAGCAACAACAAGTCTACATCCGCCATTAAAACAGTTGTCCTTGCTTCAGGATCTCTGGGAAGTGCGCTCTTGCTCTACATATCCTCGCGCAGCAATTCGGCTCTTCGTGAAGTGCTGTCCAAAATTCCAAAGTTGTCACTGAACAGGTTACCTGAGATCCATGTGCCATCTGGGGGTGTTCTACGCGGGGGATTCTCGAGTGGCTTCGTCGCCGCCACCATACTTTGTGCAGCGATCGGCGGTGTAGTCGGGTCGAAGCTCTCCAAATTCACCCGGATTGAGTCCGGGTTTATGCGATATCCCTCGCGTATAAAATCCCGCGGTTTGAAGAAGCAGAACCCTCACCTTGCCAAGGGCTTCCTTGAGCCGAAGGATTACAAGAACCTCCCTCTTATCCGGAAAGACCAGTTAGCACCAAACGTATATCGTTTCGTCTTCGAACTCCCCGGTCCACGGGACGTCATTGGTCTTCCTATCGGCCAGCATGTTGCCATTAAAGCCAATGTCAACGGCGCCGCTGTTTCGAGATCATACACACCAACATCGAATAACCTGGATTTGGGTCGCTTGGAACTGGTCATCAAATGCTACCCGGACGGTATCCTCACGGGCCAATACCTTGCAAACCTGAAAGTGGGCGACAAGGTACAATTCCGCGGTCCTAAAGGCGCAATGAAATACCACAGTGGTCTTTGCAAAAAGATCGGAATGATTGCCGGTGGAACCGGGATTACGCCCATGTATCAACTTATTCGGGCAATCTGTGAAGACGATACCGATACTACGGAAGTTAGCCTGATCTATGCCAATCGAACCGAGGAAGACATCCTGTTGCGAAGTGAACTGGAAGCGTTTGCTCGGAAGTATCCAAAGAACTTTAAGCTCTGGTACATGCTCGATCACCCCCCAAAGAACTGGGCGTATGGTAAGGGCTATGTAACGCCGGAGGTTATGGCTGCGAAGCTACCTGGACCGGCTCCTGATACAAAGATTATGCTTTGTGGTCCACCAGGTATGGTGAAtgcttcgaagaaggcttTGACTGCTGCTGGATTTCAGGCACCTGGCGCTGTGGGGAAGATGACGGATCAGATATTTTGTTTCTAgttttgctttcttgttgttttgtgtTGTTGGTTCGTTGGGTATCTtacttcatcttccttttgTATCCCCGTTCAATAGATTTAGATAGACTTGTATAGACATTGT
This window harbors:
- a CDS encoding cytochrome B5; amino-acid sequence: MPNILSNMQEFTLQDVAAHKSKDDLWVAIHGKVYDITKYVRDHPGGADVLVDVAGTDATAAYEDVGHSEDADEILGTYLLGTLKDAQEFKKPKTVRLVQQTPAKAETNSNNKSTSAIKTVVLASGSLGSALLLYISSRSNSALREVLSKIPKLSLNRLPEIHVPSGGVLRGGFSSGFVAATILCAAIGGVVGSKLSKFTRIESGFMRYPSRIKSRGLKKQNPHLAKGFLEPKDYKNLPLIRKDQLAPNVYRFVFELPGPRDVIGLPIGQHVAIKANVNGAAVSRSYTPTSNNLDLGRLELVIKCYPDGILTGQYLANLKVGDKVQFRGPKGAMKYHSGLCKKIGMIAGGTGITPMYQLIRAICEDDTDTTEVSLIYANRTEEDILLRSELEAFARKYPKNFKLWYMLDHPPKNWAYGKGYVTPEVMAAKLPGPAPDTKIMLCGPPGMVNASKKALTAAGFQAPGAVGKMTDQIFCF